The genome window CTACACTACTGTTTGCTGTTCAACAATGCTCCATTTGATGGATTATAGTCCATTTCACGTAAAAATATCAGTGCCAATTTCTGTGAAATAGACTGCAGAAAGTAACATTCTACCCAAAGCCATTTGACAGACCACAGGTAGTGTCGTTACTCCAGCAAACTCTCCAACCAAAGTGTACACTGCGTAGTTGATCTGAGACCTCTTCCTCCATTCCAGTGCTTGAGTGAGGACTATCAGACATTAGTCGACGTGCTCGAACCTTTGGTTAGTGTGAAGGCGAAGGAAGAGGTCGCCACATCACTGGTCCACGTCTTTCAGAGGTTAAACAAGGTCAAGGACCTCTTGACCAACATTGTGATGGTAGAGATTGATAGGCTAGGTAAGGAGACCATCTTTCTACAAGGCTAACTATTCGCTTATCGTTCAAGAATTTGGGTtattttaaaagaaaattaGAAACAAGTGacacaaatggtaccatcagtaCTCACTGAgatctttcaaatgaatggtcatgtctttgacaaaaacctcactaatatgcaattattcttttcagaaaatgaacACATGACATTTAGAGGCAATAGTATAGCTACGAAATCCATAGAAGCATTTATGAAACTTGTTGGGGAAAAGGTAAGAATAACTTTTCAAGTCTTGGATGAAGGTAACAGTGGGGCCATCTGATATCCATATGAGAAACTGATCGGATCAAAGTGTCTGTGCCGATAAACCATTAGTTGCGGAAATGGTCGTAATAAAGAATATTCTATGTCAACTCTTCAAATTTATCAACACACATCTTCATGAATCCCATCTCTTTTTTCAGTACCTTCAAGACACATTAAGTGAGTTTGTCAAGACGATCATCGACGCCCCTGACGACTGTGAGGTCGACCCTACTAGGCTAGCCAACCCTCAGTCCCTGCAGCGGAACCAGACCAACCTCGTCATGTACTGCGAGATGGCCTGGTGCAAGATCATCAACAGCTTTTGTTATTTTCCGAAGTAAGTTTGAATTAAGTTCCTCATCTTCTAATCTCAAGCGTTCCAATGCATGAATAGTCATGTCAATTGGTTTCCTGCAACCAATGTCAGTTCACCACTTAGCCAGTGATGTAGACACTGGTCCCCAAgatcattgttttgatagttgtTCCGTCTTTTTCAGGGAACTCAAAGAAGTGTTTGCCAGCTTCCGTGAATGTTGCGTTGAGCGTAATCGTGAAGAGACATGTGATAACCTGATCAGTGCCTCCATCTTCTTACGTTTTCTCTGTCCGGCCATCTTGTCACCCAGTCTCTTCGGACTCAGTCAAGGTGAGTGGCTTTCTGGTTTGAATGCTTGTTTTAGACACGAATTGTTTGGGCTGTCGAAGTGGTTCAGTGcaacatcagcacctgtcatCTCTGAGGTCTCGGGTTTGATTCCTGGTACACTCATGACATAGAGAGGGCAACTGCAACACGCTTTCTCACTCATTGATGTCGGTTTCTTTTTCACTTGCAGAGTACCCCAATGAGAAGGCAGCCAGGAACCTGACCCTCATCGCCAAGACCATACAGAATCTCGCCAACTTCACCAAGTTTGGTGGTAAGGAGGAGTTTATGACGTTCATGAATGACTTCGTGGAACAAGAATGGGGAACAATGAAGAGCTTCCTCAGAAAAATATCGGTATGTTGTTCTAAGTATTCTGTAAAATGACATCAGTATTTCGCCTCCATCAGTGGCCCATTGCAGAATACTGTTCCTCTCAGACTGACTTTTTGCCCCTTGCCGCTTCTCACTTTTGTAAGAATATTGTTGGTAGTGGAGCTTGATCCATTTAGGTCAGAAACTTTGTTAGATAAGTTAGTTGCTCTCTTCAGTAAAAGGAGACAGATTATCAATAAGATTGTGTGGCAATGTCTAAAGTCTCCATTCTTTCTCATCAGACACGGGAAGAAACTACCAACCTCCTGGAGTTTGACGGCTATGTGGATCTCGGCCGAGAGCTCTCCATCCTCCATTCACTTCTCATCGAGACTCTGGATAAGGTATTCACGCTTCAGGTATTGTTGTGGCCTCAGGTGGCAGTcttcatgtttttcttttcattacTTTGATTTATCCTCGACAACTCTTTGGATATTGATAGACGATACCCAAGTTCATGATCTGTGCACATCCAGCTGTTCTTTATATGCAGTACCTCCCTTGTGGCTGGTCGTATTGTCTCAAGATGCCTCAAGTCAGAGAAAATCTGGGTGTACTAGTAGGTCAAACTGAAATGAGGTATTTTCTATCCAAAGAGTTTGAGGATTCACCTTCTGTTTAGTTATATTCTATTAAGTTGCTTCAAGTTGCGATGGTGTGTTAAACCAGGGGTGCTGCCGGATGAACATACAGAAGAGTCAAACAAAAGAATTGCAAAATGTTAATCTTGTGATTATTTCACCAAGATATTTCTGTTATGGCTCTCCATAGAGCGTACCTGCAGCACCCCTGTTAGATATTGTTTGATATTGTTCATTCTTGAAATAATGTTTGTTTCTTTGTTTCTGTTGGGCACCAATGCACCATTTCATCACGCCCCCTATTGGTTCCTCTCGTTCCAAATCTGTAATGCATGATAAAGAAAGTTACATAACTGTCAACTCTTCTTAAAATTACTGGATTATAAGCTACAGATACTACAAGAAAGATTTGGGAAAGTACTCTCCGGAGTACATTCGTAGCTATAAGAAACTGGCAGGCGTTGCTTGGAAACTGTCAGATGTTGCTTAGAAACAGTCAGCCATTGCTTAGAAACTATCAGGCGTTGCTTAGAAACTATCAGACTTTGCATGTGTTGCCTGAAGCTGTCAGTTGGTATTTGGCTATCTGGCTGAATGGTATTGCCTGAAAATCAGTTTGTATATGCCACAAGATCAGTGACACGTATGGTATGTAGCATGTCTTTGAGCAACAGCCCAAGCCTCaaagacaaaatatgtacaacatATTTAATGTTTCTCCTTTTCTATCCAGCCGGGCGAGGCCAGATTAACACGGCTCACCACAACGCTTGCCAGAGTAACCGATGCCCTTGATAATCCATCGCAAACTCTCAAGAGGAAACCGTCATCGGGCGGCGCCGCAAACTATGATAACTTGAGTTTATACAGCAGCTCGTCATCAACGAAAGAGAACGATACGCCAAAATTGAACATGCGGGATTATAACGATGCAGACTTGTCACGTGTGAACGACAAATCTGTGATGCAGAACTTAGCGCGGGCGCACCGGAGTTACAGTTTGACTGGTGGGTCCCGCTCAGGCGTCGCCCATGACTTGAACACTGCCGACGATTATGTACTCTTTGGTGCTTTGGAGGAGAATCCCAACTTGAGTCCGAGTACTTCGAATCGAGCTGAGATAAAAGACTTGAAAGCTAACGAGCATAAACTGAACCAGTCATGGAATCAGATGCTTAAAGCTGCGGAGGTTGTCAATGGCGATGTGATGGACTTGATCGCATTTGTTGATGAGGGGCATGGAGAGGGACCAAATACATCCCTTGATCAGGATAATGGGAGCCAAATCTCAATTAGCCAGGTTTCTAACGTGGCGAGTTCAGGGTATCAGTCATTCGGTTACAGCCAGTCGAGCTCACCGGTAGACCCGTCGGTATTGCATTCGGACCAGCTTACAAACTCTAATACCAACTCCAACAGATCTCCTGTGACGCAACAACGGACTCAACCCCTCTCGTTTTCAAATCCTGTTTACCGGTTAAACGCAGGTTTGGCGAAACTGCCGAAACCGTCAAAAGCTTCACGGTCAAGTTCAGTGAGTTCAGAAGACGATGGAATACTTCTGACACGGATGCCTACGCCGCCAAAAAATGTCTCTTCGAAACCGCCAACGGATTTAGCAGTGCCAAGAATGAATACCATAAACTCTGCAAGTGAGGAGTGCTTAACGATGCCACCTAGTGGACTACAGCGACATCATCGGTCGGCATCTTTAACGTCGGCACCAGGGTTTTATCGTAGTGTTTCTAATTCCACTTCGCCCCTGTCACCTAACCACCCGATGGCTAACCAGGAGGGTTTTTGGTACAAGGAGGGGAACCTCCAGACAAATAACCTTTCACAAAGCGTGGACTTAACATCGTACAATCACCacaaccaacaacaacaacggcgGCCAATGCGGCGGACGTCGACGGACACTGTGATCTCACAATCGCAATATCAGTACCCGGACGGGCGGGGGGCTACGAGTCCCCCAGAAAGCCCCAGATACGGTAGTCTGACCTACAGCCAAAGACGTGCATCACTGCCACAGAATAACGTGCGGATGGGTGTACGTATTGTTCAGCGTAAACTGCATGAACAGGAGAAAACAAAAGAACAGGTAATGGAGGAATCATGGGTAATTGGACTTTTTAACGTTGTTTATGAAGACTcaggaaaatatttcaaatgttcACGGCTCAGTTGGTCAATCAGTGTAAGAGGCAAATGCCTGCATTAGCTCAAGTATCGAGCTTTATCTCCTGTCAGTTCCTCTTAAAATAGTAGTCTCAGGACTTATTGCCAGCAGCGTAACTGTGAACACTGATTGAACAACTGGGTCCAGGCTGTGAGTGAATCTGTAGGAAAAATTTGAACTATTAGTGTAGAAAGCTGAAAGTTAAACCAAACAATTGGCGAACAACCAACTTCTTTTGAAAGTTTTCCCGAGTCTTTTGTTCTGTTTAGTTTGCTTTGAATTCCTTTGCTTGTTATATTTTGTGGTGTTTGGGGTGATTTGACATTAGTGCTAGTAGCTTCGTGAGTAGAGCATTAGGTTTGCCCCCCTGGGGTCATCTAGCATGGACTGGGTGTGGGTCCGtctattcattttgaaaagtcaGAAAGGGCCAAGGGACCTGAACTAACGGGGTGGGTGTCTTGTGTAGGTTTGGACTTTgtatgacttttcaaaatttgttGACATAAGTTAGCTCAATGATAAGAATATCTCTTGGGTCCAAATTTGGTAAATGTTCCCTAACCTGCATGGCTATGGAGATAAGGGGCCATGCTGCATGAAATCCAGttagaaaaaaatgaattttttcTCATGGCTTGGTGGTGCATATGTTAACTCTTATTCTCACCAAAGGAGACTTCAGGGTTCAGTTTCTGCCCATAGAGGGGGTTGGTTGAATGAGAAGCTTTTCCTGCTCTGACTTTGTTTTCATTCGCTATACGAAGGTATCCATGGTGGCTTGTGTGCatatgtttcttaaccaatcaGAATGTTGTTTTCCAGTACGAATCAGAGTTAAACGCCTTGTCCAAGATGTTGGCAGAAACACAACATAAACTGCAGGATGCCGAATGCCGATTAACCCAACAAGATAGCTCAAAAACAGACTTAATGCGTGAATGGCAACAACGTCTGGTAGAAACGGAATCAGCCGTGAAACGGCAACAAATGGAAAAGGAAGAGCAGTCGAAACATTTAATACAAAGGTATAGCGGTCGTTCTGAATCCCACCTACAGGAGACCCAACtacgtcaacaacaacaacaacagcagctaCAACGACCGTACTCCGATTACCGGGCGGAGTCGTGTCCACAGTTGCTGAGCCGACATCACCGACAAGAATCCGAGAGCCCGCCAGTTATTTTACGCCATTCACAAAATCAAGCAAATATAAAATCTAGGTGGGCATAGTTTGCTTATGATATCAGTGGTGTGAACCTTTGTTATGTTTTCAATTAATTATGAATTTATAAATTATTAATATCAAATCTGATGATTTTCATTGATAATTATTGTAACTAATCAATAATTAATCGACTTGATTTTGTTTTGTCAATTACTTCATCGTTGGCTcagcagcagtggttttcaaacCTACATTTTCCATCTTTCCAAAACCTATACTTTTTCCCTTTAATATCCCCAAGTCCAAGCCTGTCCTCTATTCAAAGTGTAAACACTTGCTCCAATCCATTAGTACCGACCCTCTATCTGATTTCTTGTGATCTCTCTCAACTAACAGTTCACTTTAAAGTAGTTGACATGTGTTGTTGAATGACTCGCATACTGTGTATCAGACTCCTTCTGCAGTGGTTCTGTTGCCTGAAAGTAGGAAGCTTACTTTTGAAAGTAGGGCTGCTTACTTTGAAAGTAGGAAGCTTACTTTTGAAAGTAGGGCTGCTTACTTTGAAAGTAGGGCTGCCTACTTTTGAAAGTAGGGCTGCCTACTTTTGAAAGTAGGGCTGCCTACTTTTGAAAGTAGGGCTGCCTACTTTTGAAACTAGGGCTGCCTACTTTTGAAAAAAGGGCTGCCTACTTTTGAAAGTAGGGCTGCCTACTTTTGAAAGTAGGGCTGCCTACTTTTGAAAGTAGGGCTGCCTACTTTTGAAACTAGGGCTTCCATCATCTAAAAGTAGGGCTGCCTGCTACTTGTACACAATTTTCCCAAATTGTAGGGGTTGTGTACTAAAATTAGAGGGATTTTTTCTCTCACAAACTTGGGTCTCACTCAAGGCAATGTTGGCCGGAGCAGACTTTCAGCATGCAATATCACTGTGAGAGGAGCATTACTGTGTATAAATGTTGCATCTCTGAAGCACAAAGCATCAATGtaaatgttttaaaaatctgtctaccatacatgtacctttcaaGGAGTAGCCGGGCGAACACTTATCATATCAAACCTCTTTCCTAGAGTAGACATTGGTGTAGAAAACAGTGTTATATTAGCCGCAATTGAAAAATACTTGTGCTGACGGCCGATTGGTCAGGTCATATGTTGTCTTCTGTTGCCTTACAAACTGTTTTGATTTGCTGCAAATAGGTGGCTCTGAATATGAGTGTTTTCGCTAATTTTCAGTGTGAAAAATACATACGGACATGCGTACCAACCGAAACAGATTACAGACGTATGACAAGTCGAATGAAGGTGCGATAGAATTTCGATGAAAATtaatttttggtgattttggtGTGAATCCTAGTCAATGTCTTATGAATTTAATCTAAATACCTGCCAATAACTTACTCCCCAGGATGACAAATTACATCATTAACAGGAAAAAAACCTGGGTGAAATGTCACTTTGAAAATGGCACATTGATGTCATAAAGGTAGTTGACATTTAGCGCTGGCATCAGCAATGTTTGACCATGTCTGACTTCATGCCAAAAGGACATCTTTGCATATTGGTGCTACATTTATTGAATTTTTAGCAGGTTTTGTAAATGAGGTCAAAAGGTTCTTCTTCTTTCTTGAAAACATTGTCAGGATTCGCACTGAAACATCATTATGTCGGAGTGTTAGGCTTGTTTTCAAAACCACCACTGGTGTCGCCACCAGTTTGCTTGTCGCACTGTCACATATTGCTTTTGGTTTTGTAATCGTAATCCCACACTAGAGATCATGCTACTAAGAATGTATTGGTCATCCAATCGTTGACCTCTTTAATTTAATAGTGTGAATATTTATTTCATGTAACCTTGTGCAAACTGATCAAAACTTTCTGCTGCGAATAAGTCTGTGGGGCATTAGAGTCTTAATCATATAGACTTGAACTCCTGAGTTGTGTGGTCTCATAGATATTTCATAAAAGTTATTCATCAATCATCTTCACCAAGTACCTACATGTGTAAGTGGAAATCTTTGGTCAGTTTGCTTTCCTGCTCAATCCCAGCACAATCATATGTTTCAAGATTTCAGTGGAGTCCTACTTAGGTCATCCAGTCATCCCTCATAGCACATGTTGTATAGTTCTAGAATACATCAGTTTATCCATTGGACATTCtgacatttttcaaagttgTGGTTTCAATCATGGGAGCTGAACAGTTCGTCAGTGGGCCTGGACAGGGCCACATACCTAAGTCATATGGAGCGTTTCTCAAATTGAGGTATGCAGTGTCGGAAAATTAGCCAACTGTGGGCCTGGACAGGGCCACATACCTAAGTCATATGGAGCGTTTCTCAAATTGAGGTATGCAGTCTTGGAAAGTTAGCCTCAAAGAACCAAGAATCTTGCTTTGTGCTACACAAAGTAGATCTGTTGCTCAGCAGATGTCTCATCTCATCAATCAGCATATAAGCTTAGAACACATTACTTATAATGCAcattatgatttttcatttttaattaCAAACTGTGCCAGTTTTACTAATGTCCTTCGGAGGGtccagtaataaatattttgatttatCTCTAATGTCTGTGATACGAAAGTGATGAATGTTGCATAATTGAACACACTCACTAAATGCATTTTTAGAAGTTTTGGAGGGGGATACATGTAGATGGATTTGGTAGAGGCGTTTTTGACGGATGTATTTTCTATATGGATATGAAGTGTGGTGTTGGGCTTGGCTTTCTCCTTGGCATGTGTATAGTTTAGCTTCAGCTAGTCACAAATACATTCATCATGCTTGTAATGTATTCCTAAAACTTTAATCATCTCGTCAGCAGAATATCAACATAAACGTCATTGATGATGTTTCATAATCTTGAGTTTGTCAAGATTGTTAAAAGCAATGGGTTAATCTGAAACATATGTGGTTGTTCATGAACCTCACTTGTATCTGTTGTTAACAAGTGTTTGATGTTGTCCGTTCCAAGCTGTTTTCAGTTTGAACTCTGAAGGGTTCCCACTTTTAAGGAAAAAGTCCTTTGATCAGTTTTGAGTTTCGAAGCTTTGGTGCTAAGAACATCTAAAAACCCACTGATTTGACTTAAATTTGCctcattttcaaaagtgttTTGTTTGTTCTTGCAGATTAGTTGGAATGGAGAACGAACTCCGCCGTGAACAGACGGAGATGTCATCGATTCTGTCGCAGAAACAGAACGTGATAACGTCACAAGAAAAGCGCATCCATAACCTGGACGTTGCCAACTCTCGCCTCCTGGGGGCGCTGGGACAGCTGAAGGATCGTTATACAGTGCCAAGTCGAAATGGAATTGCTAACAGTAATATGCCAAGGGCGCAGTTGTCCATGACTGAGAGTGGCGAGTTTAAGAACAGTTCGTGTTAAGAATCTAATCAGGACATTGTGTTGAGAACTAGAACACGGAAGAAAGACCTCATAGATTGCTAAATAGTCTGGTGCGCCAAAGGCCTTAGATGTCCAGGTACTTGGTTTGTGCTGGATACGGTTGAGAGAAGACAGAGTGGCAAATTAGTCATCTTGCAATCATAAGTGATGTTCTGTTGTTGTTGCTtcagttgccatggtgatgTGGCATGTCATGTGATATTGTGTTGTCATATCACGTGGTTGCTATGGTTATGTGTAAACAGTTCTTGTTTCCATGGATACCAAGAGTGACGTCACTTTGAGTTTTAAAAGTACACAGCTACACTTTGTTATGGATTGTTCATTGTTGCTAAGGAGTTTTATGGTTGCTAAGCAACCACCTACTTGGAAAGTTGGATTAACAGGACCAGCATGAAAGTGGGTGTTCTGAAACACTCTTTGGGGAGAGGGAAACTTTGTCACTAGGCAGAAAGATCTGCAGACTTTTGGAAATGTTGGGACCAGTCACATTCAGCTTATTATTTGGATTTTAGAAAACAGTTTTCTGGTGATGACGAATTCAATTATgccttttaaaaaaattccgcACTCGTACCCTCGGATTAGTGTTTGTTAAGATGATATGAATTGAGGTATGATGATATGTTGGTTCCACCCTCAAAGGGTGGGGCCAGTAACTTCAAAGGCCTGATTATGTGAAATATTATGAATATACCCTATTGATGGCCAACTATAACCTGGTGCTATTAATTGTATTCAACTCTGGTGTTAAGTAGAGATCACGTTAGGGTTTTGTCTTCATGAATAAATACCTCTTTAGAGAGAAAGAAAGGGTTAATGTGTCAAGTTGACAAATCGATTTGTGGTGGAGGACAGTAAAAAGTCTGATGTTGTTTCAGTGGGCGATAACGCTTGCACGAGCAGTAGAAAGTGATTGGGCTCTGAATTGATTTACTCTCCTAAATCACTGAAGCAAtacattctccaaagcagagtCGTCTTATACAGTGTTAGTGAGGTAGTGTTTTATCTGTTATATATGTACACATATTGTGGTGTTTTAACCCTGCTTTGGAGAGTGCACCCTGAAGGCATCCCATGTACTTGATCGTATCGGacttaattcaaattcaatcatgTATAATTGTTTCCGCAAACCTCGTGCACAACTTTTCTGAACTGAAATATTAGTTGCATGTCTCGATATTGTCATGAAATAGCCTATGCCAGAGTGGCGCATGGTTGCAGCTCCACCAAGTTCTCGAGAGTTTATACAAAGGTACcttgattgtgaaaaaaatatatgcACTTGCTGTTGATTATGAGAAGATAAAGGCCTGCTGTATCTGTACTGATTTCCCTAGATTTGTTAAGAAGATATACCGATTTCCCTAACTTTTGAGAGGAGATATACTGATTTCCCTAACTTTTGAGAGGAGATATACTGATTTCCCTAGATTTTGACAGCAGATATGCTCGATTCCCTAGTTTTAAACAAGCAATACACTTTAATAAAGAGTTGTCTTGTTTTGCAATGAATCGCTTCACTTTTAAGGCTGCACTGGAAATCTACCCTGTTCTATGCACATCTTTTCTAAGGAAGATTTTGATAATATGTTTGTAACCTCCTTAGGCAAGGGTTTGGGGTGTCTCTTCTTCTATACTCAAAGCCTTCTATCAAATGCAAGTGTCCCGGTGCTCAATTGAATGAATATACTGGTCTTGGGCTAAAATAGACTTGCCCAAATCTTTCTCAGATGCATTTTAGGGTGTAATGTGCTCATTCCACCCCTCAATTTTACCAGTCACGAAATATTGGGCCGTTCTATTGTTACTAGAAATCAGTTCTGCACTGTCTTACATGTATTGTCAGTCAGTTGGGCACCATgagtatgtcatgtatgtgagGGTTACCGGAATCCTATAAAAATGTGCTTCAGGACCATATCAAAAGTTAGTGATACCGAAAAACCATAAAATAGTACTCTGTAAACTTTCGTTTGCCATTATTGTTTATTTGGTCATGCTATACCTGAGTAAAAAGTAAAAACCGATCTAAGCTAGCTTATTTCTTTGTCTCCAAGCAAGAGAGATGGGTATTTTTTGTATCATGTAGCGTCAGTGTATTACCACTGACTTGGTGTATATATGTATTATGCATTTATTATGTTCGTTATGAACATGATGTAATTTAAGTAAAACGTATCTCTTTCACATGAAATACTGGTGTTGACTTGTTCTTTGGTCTGTCACTCATTGATCCTCGCTTGAATGAGGAGATTCCCATCCCGAGAGAGCTCCATAGGAAACAAGAACCCCAGAAGAAAATTGGTTTCTGGGTGTCTGCAAGCTAAAATTAGCTAGACACAGCcaaaccagaagtattaaggtagcaggaaggggtgggtgtttgtggtttccgagtgtgagggggtaaaggggtgtctgttgactgtgctttaagagagactaggcattaacgcacagtcaacagacaaccatgcgatatggaccattctggaAAAACTCCatgaggaaggtatgctcattagcataatctattattagcccctgctcgaggtaatcttgcgcagtgttgcttctgcccacatacaaCGTGCTGaaaaacgtctcgtacaaagaaagTCTGGCATGCGTCAGACTAATAAGTAAacaacttctggctgcgcgagaccactgataaaaatgaccattgcagagactctgtgacgtaggcatatattttttacaattaaaaatgctctcaaaagacgatatggaatgattattcaTTAACATTTGccgaactatataccttctaattatcactttacataaataggtcggcgtaAGGTctcgtgcttttctttcctcgtgacaatatacggCAAAAGTCCATAATGAggtcacggtgacccgttataaatgtttcgccagcttcgctattttgccgctacgaggcgcgttgggtccttgcgtcaaggtcaaggaggataccgcggtgacgtcacatcacgtgatcccgacccatattagtgatcgctatggccaatcagattcagtctactgacagcaccagcactgaacacatctccacgtctcactgtctggagcgctcctgtacacaaaaacaccaatagacatgaaatattgcaatacctagtatggattcttcctgtgtaaaataaaatttacagagcagattaacttccacgaataaaaaagacgtttggcgtggccaaagtgcggaaataatgtctccgctaaaatacactacgaaatacactaatcaatgcactacgcaatatacagtagagatgcagttgagtttgttattgttttgacttagaagctcgcccatatcataatatattcatgtattcatgaagtatgaactcatttctgtcacatacaactctaagaacagtcaatttctccttaaatcatcaccgaaaccgcgatatccgcaggaagatttcgttctagtgtccgaaaatgcatgatcttacaggggcgctaactcgacaaatagaggggatctatggggatctatgcgagttttaggtataacaggtctcgaacttgtaaatctgtaaacatgactccaaatcccattatgataatgaagagattgccccatatctgggagactgttttgaaaccatcgctaattttggaagatcggtgcccggctatttggtttaaaaaaccctatttttccccatcaaaacagcacttttcattattcaaatgatagcttattgtctgaagacttatttcatagcagaaaagtactaataactctgatttgatgcgaaaaatctaacttttttgatgacttgattttcccttggccgtggatcgagtttgtttacaatatgcagcgccatcttggaaaaagccgtgacgtcaccgcagtATCCTCCTTGCgtcaaggttgtgactgtctttccGCATCGAAACAAGTGGTGCCCTTTTTAATTAACAACCCAGTATGTCACCATCCCCACTAATCACCTTCGAATACATCCACCAGCCTCCCTCCCATCCAGCAGTGTTCATTGCAGAAGTATGTTTCTTTCCTGAGACGtccactgatgcttgtcttcaagacaggttgttcccccaatgcactgtcGCTTAGAGCTAGCACTATTCTGTCTTCAGGATGGGTAGTTCCCTCAATACACCAGAGCTAGTGCTGATCCGTCTTCAAGATGGAGTGCCCCAATTTGCCATCAcccagagcaagcactgatctgtctccaagATGGGCTGTGCCCCCAATACAACAGCGCCAACACTGATCTTTCTTCAGGATGGGTTGTTTCAATCGCCCAATGCACTATACtcccagagctggcactgatgTTTGTCTCCAATGTGGGTTGTTCTCCTAGCGAACCATCtaccagagctagcactgatctgtcttcaagatgggttgttccccttGTGCTATATCACCCAGAGCTGGCTGCCTGCAGATAGGTTGTTCCCTTCAGTACACCTACCATCAACATCGAGGAAAGTTTATGAAGCTGAGGTTGTCTGCAAGTGGAATTCTCTCATACGGGAAGGCAAGAGACGTGATTTGCCTTGCGTGAGGACCGAATTCAGTGCAGCTGTCTCGTTAGCCCATTAAAATGGGCTTCGATCCGCTCTGTACGCTGTTCACTTA of Lineus longissimus chromosome 17, tnLinLong1.2, whole genome shotgun sequence contains these proteins:
- the LOC135501089 gene encoding ras GTPase-activating protein nGAP-like isoform X13, which encodes MGNVLCATTRHASASSVDAYIKSSTLDARTPTSTPSPAETSYERAIAGSLDRRCSIPIVTEPSNSDENMEGSSSPASRFANFFTKKGFKSNLKRTKSVTKLDRKRAGSALEHDPGSKGSSLKRSFSLGRISRKTAEASSTTSTSHKPPDENKLRPPIPTRMRTSRSHESLLIAPSMFHTVDLSAKDTDVRPLHQSLLNQNHCFQVSNKSCHKYYSCRSAAEREKWLQSLRKTMSPNQDQMRRVNNSLQLWVLEAKNVTTKKRYFCEICLDRTLYARTSSKTKGDMLFWGEHFDFNNLPDVEIITVNIYKEAEKKRKKEKNLLLGYINIPVHEVRNRTLVERWYTASSGLVGKGKENKGELPLIRIKARFQTVNILPMEMYQDLIQCLSEDYQTLVDVLEPLVSVKAKEEVATSLVHVFQRLNKVKDLLTNIVMVEIDRLENEHMTFRGNSIATKSIEAFMKLVGEKYLQDTLSEFVKTIIDAPDDCEVDPTRLANPQSLQRNQTNLVMYCEMAWCKIINSFCYFPKELKEVFASFRECCVERNREETCDNLISASIFLRFLCPAILSPSLFGLSQEYPNEKAARNLTLIAKTIQNLANFTKFGGKEEFMTFMNDFVEQEWGTMKSFLRKISTREETTNLLEFDGYVDLGRELSILHSLLIETLDKVFTLQPGEARLTRLTTTLARVTDALDNPSQTLKRKPSSGGAANYDNLSLYSSSSSTKENDTPKLNMRDYNDADLSRVNDKSVMQNLARAHRSYSLTGGSRSGVAHDLNTADDYVLFGALEENPNLSPSTSNRAEIKDLKANEHKLNQSWNQMLKAAEVVNGDVMDLIAFVDEGHGEGPNTSLDQDNGSQISISQVSNVASSGYQSFGYSQSSSPVDPSVLHSDQLTNSNTNSNRSPVTQQRTQPLSFSNPVYRLNAGLAKLPKPSKASRSSSVSSEDDGILLTRMPTPPKNVSSKPPTDLAVPRMNTINSASEECLTMPPSGLQRHHRSASLTSAPGFYRSVSNSTSPLSPNHPMANQEGFWYKEGNLQTNNLSQSVDLTSYNHHNQQQQRRPMRRTSTDTVISQSQYQYPDGRGATSPPESPRYGSLTYSQRRASLPQNNVRMGVRIVQRKLHEQEKTKEQVMEESWYESELNALSKMLAETQHKLQDAECRLTQQDSSKTDLMREWQQRLVETESAVKRQQMEKEEQSKHLIQRYSGRSESHLQETQLRQQQQQQQLQRPYSDYRAESCPQLLSRHHRQESESPPVILRHSQNQANIKSRLVGMENELRREQTEMSSILSQKQNVITSQEKRIHNLDVANSRLLGALGQLKDRYTVPSRNGIANSNMPRAQLSMTESGEFKNSSC